Proteins encoded within one genomic window of Thalassophryne amazonica chromosome 23, fThaAma1.1, whole genome shotgun sequence:
- the chrnb1l gene encoding cholinergic receptor, nicotinic, beta 1 (muscle) like: MSGYKKMTMCVAIIWSCLCIAFIGASETERRLHQTLFYNYNLKVRPARYWEERVMVRVGMTLSQLVSLNEKNGEMTTNVYMNLAWTDYRLTWNPKEYDNIHVLRIPPNKVWRPDIYLINNNDGNFDVALYVNVLVYSDGRVNWLPPAIYRSSCSIEVAYFPFDWQNCSMVFRSYTYDASEVDLQYFLDDNGNEIHEIVIDENAFTENGEWAICHKPTKKNVKEDLYEDITFYLIIQRKPLFYIINIIMPCILTSMLAIFVFYLPPGAGEKMTLSISVLIALTVFMLLLAKKVPETSLGIPIIVNYVMFTMILVTFSVILSVVVLNLHHRNPSTHMMPYWVRKVFIDFLPKFIGMMRPIPQGPVLKDETPIRTFNGWHPGGEYVFRKINPDLVLPWRGRGEGTVHLQKLPDTDAFCLILPPNLKSAVAAVTYMADQLKKQDINEMMTGDWQFVALVVDRLFLWLFVIITTLGTLAMFLDASFNYVPDKPFP; this comes from the exons GAGCTTCGGAAACTGAACGGCGGCTCCATCAGACGCTCTTCTATAACTACAACTTGAAGGTGCGACCAGCTCGTTACTGGGAAGAGAGGGTGATGGTCCGAGTGGGGATGACTCTATCTCAGCTTGTCAGCTTG AATGAGAAGAATGGTGAGATGACAACCAACGTGTACATGAATCTG GCATGGACAGACTACCGACTGACATGGAACCCAAAGGAATACGATAACATTCACGTCTTGAGGATTCCTCCAAACAAAGTGTGGCGTCCAGACATCTACCTCATCAACAA TAATGACGGCAACTTTGACGTAGCTCTGTATGTCAACGTCTTAGTTTACAGCGACGGGAGGGTCAACTGGCTTCCGCCGGCCATCTACCGCAGCAGCTGTTCTATTGAG GTGGCGTACTTCCCGTTTGACTGGCAGAACTGCAGCATGGTTTTCCGCTCGTACACCTACGACGCATCCGAGGTGGACCTGCAGTACTTCCTAGATGACAACGGAAATGAGATCCATGAGATTGTAATAGACGAGAACGCGTTCACTG AAAATGGAGAGTGGGCCATCTGTCACAAACCCACAAAGAAGAACGTTAAGGAGGACTTGTATGAGGACATCACTTTTTACCTCATCATACAGAGGAAACCTCTGTTctacatcatcaacatcatcatgccCTGCATCCTCACCAGCATGTTGGCTATATTTGTCTTCTACTTGCCTCCTGGAGCAG GAGAGAAGATGACGCTCTCTATTTCTGTGCTCATCGCTCTCACTGTCTTCATGCTCCTGCTGGCTAAGAAGGTCCCTGAGACATCTCTTGGTATTCCAATCATTGTCAACTATGTCATGTTCACGATGATCCTTGTCACCTTCTCTGTCATCCTGAGTGTGGTCGTCCTCAACCTTCACCACAGAAATCCCAGCACTCACATGATGCCATACTGGGTTCGAAAG GTATTCATTGACTTTCTCCCCAAGTTCATTGGCATGATGAGGCCCATTCCGCAGGGACCTGTGCTAAAAGATGAGACACCAATTCGAACCTTCAATGGATGGCACCCCGGAGGAGAGTATGTCTTTCGGAAAATCAACCCTGATCTTGTTTTACCCTGGAGAGGCAG GGGTGAGGGCACAGTGCATCTCCAGAAGCTCCCAGACACCGACGCCTTCTGCCTGATCCTTCCGCCCAACCTGAAGTCAGCTGTGGCCGCTGTGACATACATGGCCGACCAGCTGAAGAAGCAAGACATAAATGAAATG ATGACGGGAGACTGGCAGTTTGTGGCCCTGGTGGTGGACCGCCTCTtcctgtggttgtttgtcatcatCACCACTCTGGGAACCCTGGCCATGTTCCTGGACGCCAGTTTCAACTATGTGCCAGACAAACCCTTCCCATAG